The following coding sequences are from one Nicotiana tomentosiformis chromosome 3, ASM39032v3, whole genome shotgun sequence window:
- the LOC138907737 gene encoding uncharacterized protein → MAEYEACILGLNLAVDMNIKELLVIGDSDLLVHQVKGDWAIKNTKILPYLYHVKEMMKRFTKIEFTHVPRIQNEFVDALATLSSMIQHPDKSCIDPIPIRIHNQPAYCTHVEEVDENPWFHDIKEDHIDCRLGDPKSIITNNATNLNSDLMNAMCGTFKIKHKNSTAYMPQINGAVEAANKNMKKILRMMVENHKQWHEKLPFALLGYRTTVRTSTVATPYLLVYGTEAVIPAEVEQLALIDGKRINAVCDGQLYQNRMSKAFNKRLKPRQFAPGQLVLKRIFPHQDEAKGKLSPNWQGPYMVHRVLRGEALILVEMDGEIWPKPINSDAVKRYYV, encoded by the exons atggcagaatatgaggcttgcatattggggctcaatttggccgttgacatgaatatcaaagaattactagtaattggtgattcagatcttctgGTACATCAGGTGAAGGGAGATTGGGCtataaagaataccaagatattaccatatctatatcatgtgaaAGAAATGATGAAGAGGTTTACGAAGATAGAGTTTAcacatgtcccgagaatccagaatgagttcgtagacgcattggccactttgtcctccatgatacagcatccGGACAAGAGTTGCATCGACCCCATTCCgataaggattcataatcagccagcttactgCACTCATGTTGAAGAAGTAGACgagaatccatggttccatgatatcaaaga agatcATATTGATTGCCGATTGGGGGATCCAAAGTCTATCATCACCAACAATGccaccaatctcaacagtgacctaatgaaCGCTATGTGTGggaccttcaaaatcaagcacaagaattccacagcatacatgcctCAAATTAATGGAGCCGtggaggccgcaaacaagaatatGAAGAAAATACTGAGGATGATGGTAGAaaaccacaagcaatggcacgagaagttaccatttgccttattggggtaccgtACCACAGTCCGTACATCAACCGTGGCAACTCCCTATTTGTTGGTCTACGGTACCGAAGCTGTCATTCCTGCCGAGGttgaacaattagctctcattgatgggaaaagaatCAATGCAGTGTGTGatggtcaactctatcagaataggatgtccaaagctttcaacaaaaggctCAAACCTAGACAATTCGCACCAGGGCAGCTGGTgctgaagcggatcttcccgcatcaggatgaagccaaagggaaattatcacccaattggcaagggccctacatggttcatagAGTACTAAGAGGAGAAGCACTCATACTCgtagaaatggatggagagatttggccaaagcctatcaactcagatgcagtcaaaagatattatgtttag